Proteins encoded within one genomic window of Naumovozyma dairenensis CBS 421 chromosome 6, complete genome:
- the IZH2 gene encoding PAQR-type receptor (similar to Saccharomyces cerevisiae IZH2 (YOL002C); ancestral locus Anc_6.27), translated as MPKTIQKRGNTSTTTVVEGIINNTDNGDSIEQVKRKVVYKLYRWDEIPEWQKDNEHIISGYVRETNSFKGCLHSLFYVHNESGNVYSHLLPGVFFFFTMVLNKYGITIYSTTSIVDYLMIDLFFFGAFCCLILSSLFHCFKSHSLKVATLGNKLDYLGIVILIVTSMISIMYFGFFDNPLFFYFFSSLTFLFGGACATVSLKDHFRSREWRPYRAGLFVAFGLSAILPILAGTFYYGIEETFIRIQLKWIILEGFFYIFGAFLYGVRFPEKYVPGSFDIWGHSHQIFHILVVVAAFCHLRGLLSSYEIVHSRL; from the coding sequence ATGCCAAAGACAATACAAAAAAGGGGGAACACCTCTACCACTACAGTAGTCGAAGgtattatcaataatactGATAATGGTGATTCTATTGAACAAGTGAAGAGAAAAGTTGTTTATAAATTATACAGGTGGGATGAAATCCCTGAGTGGCAGAAGGATAATGAACATATCATCAGTGGGTATGTTCGTGAAACAAATAGTTTCAAAGGATGTTTGCACAGCTTATTTTATGTTCACAATGAATCAGGAAATGTATATTCACATCTTCTCCCTGgagttttctttttcttcacgATGGTGCTAAATAAATATGGAATAACAATATACTCAACTACAAGCATTGTAGATTATCTTATGATAGACCTATTCTTTTTTGGGGCCTTCTGTTGTCTTATTCTCAGTAGTCTTTTTCATTGTTTTAAGAGTCATTCGTTGAAAGTAGCCACTTTAGGTAATAAACTAGACTATTTGGGGATTGTAATTCTTATTGTCACATCGATGATAAGTATAATGTACTTCGGTTTTTTTGACaatccattatttttttattttttttcctctttgaCTTTCTTATTTGGTGGTGCATGCGCAACTGTATCTTTGAAAGATCATTTCCGTTCTAGAGAATGGAGACCGTATAGAGCTGGATTATTTGTTGCCTTTGGCCTTTCAGCAATTCTCCCAATATTAGCAGGTACATTCTATTATGgtattgaagaaactttTATTCGAATCCAACTAAAATGGATAATCTTGGAAGGcttcttttatatattcgGGGCTTTTCTCTATGGGGTGAGATTCCCTGAAAAATATGTACCTGGATCTTTTGATATTTGGGGACATTCCCaccaaatatttcatattttaGTCGTAGTTGCCGCTTTTTGTCACTTAAGAGGCTTATTATCTAGTTATGAAATCGTACATAGTAGACTTTAG
- the MIX17 gene encoding Mix17p (similar to Saccharomyces cerevisiae MIC17 (YMR002W); ancestral locus Anc_6.34): protein MARSRGSRPMSRGSSRPISRSTGGPTQQTRSASTAAAPTNYQQQPNAYSHPQAAVPTSQGPGLFGQMASTAAGVAVGSSIGHAVGGLLFGGGGSRTADVDQPQQQDVTPQATASTLQQEQGRSCDGAAKSFTKCLDDNDGNFQICDYYLQQLKACQEAARQY, encoded by the coding sequence atgGCACGTTCAAGAGGATCGAGACCTATGTCGAGAGGCAGCAGCAGACCAATCTCTAGATCGACTGGTGGGCCAACACAACAAACGCGTTCAGCCTCTACAGCTGCAGCTCCAACCAATTATCAACAGCAACCTAATGCATACTCACATCCTCAGGCGGCGGTGCCAACCTCACAGGGTCCAGGATTATTTGGTCAGATGGCATCAACAGCAGCCGGTGTGGCTGTGGGGAGTTCTATCGGGCATGCCGTAGGTGGCTTACTATTTGGAGGGGGTGGATCAAGGACTGCTGATGTAGATCAACCACAGCAACAAGATGTAACACCCCAAGCGACTGCCTCAACTTTACAGCAAGAGCAAGGGAGAAGTTGTGACGGAGCTGCCAAAAGTTTTACTAAATGTTTAGACGATAACGATGGTAACTTCCAAATATGTGACTATTACTTGCAACAGTTAAAAGCCTGTCAAGAAGCAGCTCGTCAATATTAG